In one Aricia agestis chromosome 5, ilAriAges1.1, whole genome shotgun sequence genomic region, the following are encoded:
- the LOC121727007 gene encoding lachesin isoform X1 — translation MIQYLIPFLILCSRANGQRTPTISHITQEQIRDIGGQVDLDCSVHYASDYPVVWLKYDRLKTTESVPLSMNSGLIIRDSRFSLRFDVASATYTLSIKDIQETDAGWYQCQVILTVNNKITAEVELQVRRPPIISDNSTRSIVASEGESAQMECYAGGFPPPKISWRRENNAILPTGGSIYRGNILKINSVHKEDRGTYYCVAENGVGKGARRNINLEVEFAPVVTVPRPRLGQALQYDMDLECHVEAYPPPAITWLKEEVQLTNNQHYRISHFATADEFTDTTLRVITIEKKQYGTFKCKAQNKLGSDEGTVELFETIIPVCPPACGTARFGGAHALAVSPLTVLAALAVYTVHVYRRIANPRH, via the exons ATGATACAATATTTAATTCCGTTTCTGATATTATGTTCGCGAG CCAATGGGCAGAGAACTCCGACTATCTCCCACATCACTCAGGAGCAGATCCGGGACATTGGTGGGCAGGTGGACCTTGACTGCTCCGTGCACTACGCCAGTGACTATCCTGTTGTGTGG CTGAAATATGACCGCCTCAAAACAACAGAATCCGTGCCTCTGTCCATGAACTCTGGACTGATCATCAGGGACTCCAGATTCTCCCTGCGATTTGATGTAGCTTCGGCGACATACACACTATCG ATCAAAGACATTCAAGAGACGGATGCTGGATGGTACCAGTGCCAGGTGATACTGACTGTGAACAACAAGATCACCGCGGAGGTGGAGCTGCAAGTTCGACGACCACCAATCATCTCCGATAACTCCACTCGCTCCATTGTGGCTAGTGAAGGAGAAA GTGCTCAAATGGAGTGCTACGCCGGCGGTTTCCCCCCACCGAAGATCTCGTGGCGTCGCGAGAACAACGCCATCTTGCCCACAGGAGGGTCCATCTATCG CGGCAACATCCTGAAGATCAACTCTGTGCACAAGGAGGACCGCGGCACGTACTACTGCGTGGCGGAGAACGGCGTGGGGAAGGGCGCGCGCCGCAACATCAACCTGGAAGTGGAGTTCGCGCCCGTCGTCACCGTGCCCAGACCTAGGCTCGGACAG GCTCTGCAATACGACATGGACCTGGAGTGCCACGTGGAGGCGTACCCGCCGCCCGCCATCACCTGGCTCAAGGAGGAGGTGCAGCTCACCAACAACCAGCACTACAG GATCTCCCACTTCGCCACGGCCGACGAGTTCACCGACACGACTCTGCGTGTGATCACCATAGAGAAGAAACAGTACGGCACATTCAAGTGCAAGGCCCAGAACAAACTCGGCTCGGATGAGGGCACTGTTGAGCTATTCG AGACGATAATCCCGGTGTGCCCGCCGGCGTGCGGCACGGCGCGTTTCGGCGGCGCGCACGCACTGGCGGTGTCGCCGCTCACCGTGCTAGCGGCACTGGCGGTGTACACCGTGCACGTATACCGAAG AATCGCCAATCCCCGACATTAA
- the LOC121727007 gene encoding lachesin isoform X2 produces the protein MIQYLIPFLILCSRANGQRTPTISHITQEQIRDIGGQVDLDCSVHYASDYPVVWLKYDRLKTTESVPLSMNSGLIIRDSRFSLRFDVASATYTLSIKDIQETDAGWYQCQVILTVNNKITAEVELQVRRPPIISDNSTRSIVASEGESAQMECYAGGFPPPKISWRRENNAILPTGGSIYRGNILKINSVHKEDRGTYYCVAENGVGKGARRNINLEVEFAPVVTVPRPRLGQALQYDMDLECHVEAYPPPAITWLKEEVQLTNNQHYRISHFATADEFTDTTLRVITIEKKQYGTFKCKAQNKLGSDEGTVELFESPIPDINYRGLQLDPSIYGGARRLHISYLAVCTIMMIHF, from the exons ATGATACAATATTTAATTCCGTTTCTGATATTATGTTCGCGAG CCAATGGGCAGAGAACTCCGACTATCTCCCACATCACTCAGGAGCAGATCCGGGACATTGGTGGGCAGGTGGACCTTGACTGCTCCGTGCACTACGCCAGTGACTATCCTGTTGTGTGG CTGAAATATGACCGCCTCAAAACAACAGAATCCGTGCCTCTGTCCATGAACTCTGGACTGATCATCAGGGACTCCAGATTCTCCCTGCGATTTGATGTAGCTTCGGCGACATACACACTATCG ATCAAAGACATTCAAGAGACGGATGCTGGATGGTACCAGTGCCAGGTGATACTGACTGTGAACAACAAGATCACCGCGGAGGTGGAGCTGCAAGTTCGACGACCACCAATCATCTCCGATAACTCCACTCGCTCCATTGTGGCTAGTGAAGGAGAAA GTGCTCAAATGGAGTGCTACGCCGGCGGTTTCCCCCCACCGAAGATCTCGTGGCGTCGCGAGAACAACGCCATCTTGCCCACAGGAGGGTCCATCTATCG CGGCAACATCCTGAAGATCAACTCTGTGCACAAGGAGGACCGCGGCACGTACTACTGCGTGGCGGAGAACGGCGTGGGGAAGGGCGCGCGCCGCAACATCAACCTGGAAGTGGAGTTCGCGCCCGTCGTCACCGTGCCCAGACCTAGGCTCGGACAG GCTCTGCAATACGACATGGACCTGGAGTGCCACGTGGAGGCGTACCCGCCGCCCGCCATCACCTGGCTCAAGGAGGAGGTGCAGCTCACCAACAACCAGCACTACAG GATCTCCCACTTCGCCACGGCCGACGAGTTCACCGACACGACTCTGCGTGTGATCACCATAGAGAAGAAACAGTACGGCACATTCAAGTGCAAGGCCCAGAACAAACTCGGCTCGGATGAGGGCACTGTTGAGCTATTCG AATCGCCAATCCCCGACATTAACTACCGCGGTCTGCAGCTGGACCCGAGCATCTATGGCGGCGCGCGGCGACTCCACATATCCTACCTGGCTGTATGCACGATCATGATGATACACTTTTAA